In a single window of the Rhinoderma darwinii isolate aRhiDar2 chromosome 4 unlocalized genomic scaffold, aRhiDar2.hap1 SUPER_4_unloc_7, whole genome shotgun sequence genome:
- the LOC142684109 gene encoding histone H3-like centromeric protein A isoform X1 codes for MKPPQKSSSRRKSAQPQKKPAAPPQSPPSSGETSHRPSTQRRRRYRPGARALMEIRKYQKSTNLLIQKTPFFRLVREICLKYSRGVFYYWQSTALMALQESAEDFLVSLFEDSYLFSHQANRGTLFVKDMQLARRIRGIPYEL; via the exons atgaaaccaccccagaaaagctcgtcccgcaggaagtcggcgcagccgcagaagaaacctgcagctcctcctcaatctccgccaa gtagtggggaaacaagtcacagaccgagcacacaacgaagaagacgctaccgcccaggagcccgtgcactgatggaaataagaaagtaccaaaaatcaaccaatctgctcattcagaaaaccccgtttttccgcctg gtgagagagatctgcctgaagtattcccgcggcgtgttttactactggcaaagcaccgcacttatggcgctacaagag tcagctgaggacttcctcgtgagtctctttgaagattcttacctcttcagtcaccaggccaataggggcactctctttgtgaaggacatgcagctcgcacggagaatccgaggcatcccgtatgaactgtga